Genomic window (Juglans microcarpa x Juglans regia isolate MS1-56 chromosome 2S, Jm3101_v1.0, whole genome shotgun sequence):
AAGCTAGAAATGTTACCTGACAATCCCTTTACAGGATCGAAAGATAGGAACTCTTTAGCAGTCAAATCTGGGTACGTCTCCCCCAAGGGCTCCAAGGTCATGGTGAAGGCCACCCATGAGCACAGCAGAACACGCCACACGTGTGAATGAAGTTGAGTGGGAGCCAGCCCTAGAAAGTCCAAGACGTCGCGGACTGGTTGAATGAAGGGAAATCACAAGAAGTGCACTAGGGCACAAATCGGGAGGGCAACTGATCCCGCGTACCCTTCCTTATCGACGCATCCTCTCCTGGAATGGAGAGCTCCACAAAAATTGGGATGCGTAAGGTGGACCATAACTTCATTAGATCCTGCTCAGTAAGAGTGGATCACCAAGTGAATCCTTTAAAGAATGGAAGGTCTCAACCATCGGAAGACTCCTCGATGGCATGGGAGGAGGCCCTCACTGGAGTCTGGATTGAAGGTTGTTTAGGGGTGCGTGAGGAGCCGCGGTAGCCATGAAAGAGGAtgtgagaaatgaaaaagaagagacgCAACATGAAGGTGAgaaaacatgtgaaaaagcaagAAGAGATGCGATACAGATCAATGAGAGAAGatgaatcaagaaaatgaaagaggggAAGGGGTAATGATGAGGAGCTTCTTGGGAAGTCAAACAGGTGACAACGCTGACGGTTACCATTCTTTTGAATGTGAGAGAATAAAAGCGAGCGAACAGTTACATGGGCAACATTTTTGGGGTACGACAATATGTTTGGACTCACACCTTAATTAACATGGATCCTCAGCAGAGTAGAAGGAAAGGAAGTCTGAGTGGCCGTATACCTACCCCAAGCCAGCAGGGTAAGGTGCTTTCATGCGAATtaaaaggatataaaaaaaattaaattattttgtgcCATCACATAGGAAATTAGAGAGGTAACTGGAAGTGATATTTAGGTCCCTTGGTTATAAGCCCATGACTAGAGGACTGGTTCAGCCTATGGGCCCAAGATTGGAGAACTCACTGTCCAAGAGCCCATGTGACCCATGGGCCTAATCGTGTGATATGGTAACACTGACAGATCATGATGGTTATCTCGTCCACTTATTACAGGATAACTAGTGCCTATTTACATCTTTAGCACCTCTATAAATAATACTTAAAGGTAATAAATATAGGACTTTTGGacatatatactcatattgaGATCACGCTTCTCTAACTTATGCATTGAAGCTTCCCTGAGCATCTAGTGCCGCCCTCTCATCTGTTGCAGGTCATCCGAGTCGTTGGTGATGTCAAACACGTCCTCTTCAAGATAGGAAATGACACCTCCTATTGATCAACTCCAAGCGGCACGCGTTGTAGcactaatttcttatttttaagcCATTAATCTACAAAGTCCAAGGAGTCATGCCTTTAAATGATGGTGCCTGGCCCCACTTGTTGGCATAGTTCTCAGCGTTTCCCATGCACTCGTGAGAATATGATCAAGTTGTCTAGAGTAAACTCACTTCCTCTTCCTTTCCGCATTGCGTAgagcttttgttttttgtttttttttcctttgttaagTGGATGGTTTGTTTTAAGTGGGACATAgcattaaataaaacataactaaagaatattaaaaaaaataaaataaagagaaaataatacaataaattaaattattattaacaaataattttgAGACTGATTAGAGATGAacacaagtttttttattttttatttatttttaactatggATAAGATCAAAACGGTTAAAAGCTCAACTAGCATGCGAAGGAAAGAGAAGAGTTTTGCTTTTACAAAGCTTGCAAGAAGCACACTCAAGAGAGGAAGAATAACGTTCTTTATTACCAAGTAAACCAAAGTTCAATACATGAGATAAGATCTGAGTATTGAGATGGCCTAAACGACGATGCTACACCATACTAAGATCTGAAACATTAGTACAAGCAAAGGAAAAACTaggaaaaattgaagaaaatgttggaaTAGGCAAAAATAATGGAAACAAGCGCCCCACTTTAGGTTCCTTCGCAATTGGCTTCCCTGTTACTTGGTCCTGTACAACACAACTATCACTATAAAAATTAACAGCACAATTTTTATCAATTGACCAATAGAAATAAGATTTGTGGAAAGATGAGGAGCAAAAAACACATCAGTAAACTTAGAAGAGACATCTCCAATAGCGGTGATCGGCAAGGAACTGCCATTGGTAATTTGAATAGCAAAATTTTCCAGCGTAGGGCCGGACATGACATAAAGCTGTAAGATCGTTTGTCATGTGATTAGAGGCCCCCGAGTCCACATACCAAAGTTTAGTAGAAGTATTACCTCGAAACCCCATTGCTGATAATGCCGAAATTAACAATTGTTGCACCATTTCGGGTGTGCAGTAATTCGTTGCAGGTGGTGTAGGAGTCACTACTGGAGGTGCAATAACAGAAGTCTATAATGCTTAGGACTGACGATTCTGGGGATGGATATGACATTCTTTGAAAATGTGACATTTCTTCTTGCAATAAGAACAATATTTCTTGGGACAATTGGCATCAATATACCCATATTCCTTGCAGCAAAAACAGCTCAAGTGTTTAGAATGCATAGGTAGTCTGCATCCTTGGGTAGCATAAGCCACAGTTCCTAAATTGTCATGAGATTGATCCAGAGTAGCTTGAGTTCTAAAATGTTGTTCTTCACGAAGTAACTcatcaaaacaaatattaagAGAAGGAATAGGAGATTTATTCAGCAGAGAGGAGCGAACATATTCATATTCAGGGAGTAGTTTCATAAGAAAGTGATCACGCCGACTAGTCTCGTGAAGTTTCTGAATAGTTGAAAGAGCGGCATCAGGAACATCCAATGTAACTAGATCACTATATTTATTCCAAAGAGTCAGAAATGCCGAGTAATAGTCTTGGATGGAAAGATTGCCATGTTCAAAAATGGCAATCGTATGCTCTAATTGAAAGCGACGAAACTTACACACATGCGAAGTCGAAGAAGGGAACAATCCCGGAGGtggttttatataaatacactctTTAAGATCTCCATGAGCATCATTATCTTGATGATAAACCTTCTTCAGGTAAGTCCACATGGATTGAGCAGAGCGATGATGACGCAAGTTGGTGAAAATATGTGATTCCATTGAACCAAGAAGCCAATACATGATCCGAGCATCAAGCACATCCCAAGAAGGAGAAGACTCGACATCTTTGGACTTGTCAGCGTTGGATGTTTGTGCGACATCTGTGCCATCAATATGACCCCAAAGGTCTTTTCCCATGAggaaaaattcaaattgaaatgcCCAGATAGAATAATTTTTGCCTGTAAACTTGACACGTGTGGTGGaatccattgaaaaaaaaaaactgagacagaaacaaaataacaaaaaaaaaaaatgtgccaAAAGACAAACAATACCAGAATATCGAgaagcccaaaaaaaaatcaacataggTGCAAAAATAAACGAAATCGACCTGCAGTGAAAAACAGATACCACCAATACCCCTGCTAAAACCGAAAACACAATCGACCAAGAAAACTGCAGAGGGACGTAGCACAACATCTCCAACGAAACGAAATCTACTATTCCGAGAATCACAAGGACAATGAGTCGCTGGAAACAACAACAGAAGGCTGTTCCGACAGCCACTCAGTTTTAATGTGTATGCCTATGTTTCTCGTGTTTGGCTCTCATGTATTGTGAAGATTTGATTATTCAATTTGGTTGTTTCTCGAGTTCTCTCTCGCTCTGTTTCTTAGTGTTTGCCTCTCATATTTTGTGAAGATTtcattctttaattttaatgtgtGTGAATATGTCCTGACCATGTCGAATTTaacatgtataaattttaatgcTAAGAAGAAGCACTTACCGGAGGCGTAGCAGCGGTGGATTGATCTTCCAGAAATCGAAGAAGaaggtgaaaaagaaagaagatgaaaatcacTATTATACTAAGCGGGAAGCGGtggaaacattaaaaataaataaataaatcagaatTTGAACAGAGcaaaacaatagaaaataaagaagatgaaaaggTAAGCAGTGGAAGCGGTGGAAAAAGGAAATAAGAAAATTCAGATTCTTATAAGATGAAAACACAGGAATTCGACACTTGACAAAAGCAATGCAAAAGCGTAAATAGATCAAGAATGGCAATAGGGGGAGAGAGgggaaaagaaatagaaagtaggggcaaaaaaggaaaaaaagatggATGAAGAAATCGAGGAAACAACGACCCAGGCGTACGAacggaaaagaaataaaaaagtaagGGCAAAAATGGAAACTATTAGTGGATTGCTGAAGCCAGGGATCGAAGAGGAAAACAAACAGAAATGGAAggacaaaaatggaaaaaaaaaaaaaaccaacacaGGACATCAGACATGGGAAAATGAACTGAAATATAGGggcaaaataggaaaaaaaggtGGACGACAGCTGCTTATAGACGCTTAttacatataagatatatatatatatatatatatatatatatatataaatcatgtgcttataaattttcttttacaagtaagaaaaattttatttaatgaaacgaAGCGAAGCTCATGTACacaagaaatatacaaaagaagCACTTAATTATATTCTAGAAACTAtgtacttataaatatatatatatatatatatatatatatatatatatctatatatatcatgttcttGTAAAAACTATAGTTTGCCGTTATCAAATCCTTTGCTCATGCTGACCCCAGTCATGTAATGCAGGTTGAAACGTCAATGTTTGCCACGAATTTTAAGAAGTCTCCATTTTCAATACCAACTGAATTTGATACTTCATCTGGTGGACACAATTTGGTATTACCTATCTCCTATATGCGCGGTTGGCTTAAAGATTTCTCCCATTAATTGGTTGCTTTCCCTtggcttttcttcttcctctaccTCTAGCTGGATTTGGAATATCTTCATGCTCATGTTACTTCTGCCaaaaatgagaggaagaaaataagaaaagaaaaaaaaatggagaaagttGTAAGCTGGATGGATGAAACATAATAAGATATGGCATGTTCAGACTTTTAGACAATACATACATctgaatttttattatgaagGTCAATGCTCATCGTTTTTATATTCctgaatatatttttcttcatctttataATCTTAGGATGGGAAGAAGATGTACATCAGCTCTATCCAACAGGTAGAAATGTTTTATCTTTGCCTACTTTTATAATAGTGTCATATGCTTTTAACGTACATGATATGTTGTCTTTGTCCGTATGCAGACGATTCTTTAAGCTGGCCGACCCAAACAACTTATTTATAGAAATAACCATGTGAATACACCTGCTAATTGCAAGCATATCTTGTTTTATCATATTCCTCAATATACTTGTTCATACATATGACAATTATTTATCAATTATCAGTGTATTTATTATTGGCCATTAGCTCACCACTGTTGTAATGTGTTAGTACTGTCTGTTTTATTGTTACTTTgtacattttctttcttaagaATAATACTCATGACATTCTTTTTTTGTCCAGCATTGGGCGTGTTAATGCTGATTTTATATATGCTTTAGGTTCTCGTACATTGAATTCAGAAGGCACTAATCTTGAAAAATGTCAGAATCGGTAAGAATTGGAACAACTGAAGAAAAACTATGTCAATTTACTCTATATCAATTTGTGGGAAGTATTTATCTTATTGGCTTTAGATAAAGGCTGTGTTTGGTTATCAAATTCAGCTAAATTTTAAGTTAgagtctaatatctaaacaccaaattcttaaattactaaacccATCCTAATTCAAAACATTCTTACACGTGggatccacaacttttttcaattttttataaaaagtactaaactaatcttaacatccaaacatactttgactcagtttagatgggaccccacataactctctccactactcaactcattactattaataaataattcaacttagctcaatatccaaacacagtCTTAATATTCGAGCAAAGGATTGTAAAGGTTTTATGAATATCTAAggatttgtctttttttttttatttatttaatt
Coding sequences:
- the LOC121251993 gene encoding uncharacterized protein LOC121251993; translated protein: MLCYVPLQFSWSIVFSVLAGVLVVSVFHCRSISFIFAPMLIFFWASRYSGIVCLLAHFFFLLFCFCLSFFFSMDSTTRVKFTGKNYSIWAFQFEFFLMGKDLWGHIDGTDVAQTSNADKSKDVESSPSWDVLDARIMYWLLGSMESHIFTNLRHHRSAQSMWTYLKKVYHQDNDAHGDLKECIYIKPPPGLFPSSTSHVCKFRRFQLEHTIAIFEHGNLSIQDYYSAFLTLWNKYSDLVTLDVPDAALSTIQKLHETSRRDHFLMKLLPEYEYVRSSLLNKSPIPSLNICFDELLREEQHFRTQATLDQSHDNLGTVAYATQGCRLPMHSKHLSCFCCKEYGYIDANCPKKYCSYCKKKCHIFKECHIHPQNRQS